A stretch of the Candidatus Jettenia sp. AMX2 genome encodes the following:
- the prfB gene encoding peptide chain release factor 2 (programmed frameshift), with protein sequence MSSNIEKELTTLRERLLHLRDSLDLEKKGKELSALEEQLSSPGFWENKDKAQQTIRRLKSLKGIILPLQELQKTFEDIECLSTLAEEEQDEQVEAEVIQDIKSFTRKLEKIELRTLLGEPHDHCNAYLSMYAGAGGTEACDWVSMLFRMYSRWIEKSGYTFSLIDILPGEEAGIKRITMLIKGDYAYGYLKSEIGVHRLVRISPFDANARRHTSFAAVDVLPEIEEEEEVEVNENDLQVDTFRSSGAGGQHVNKTSSAVRITHTPTGIIVQCQSERSQHQNRRMALSMLKAKLYQIKEKEREKELSAAYDEKGDIAWGHQIRSYVLHPYALVKDLRTGKEKGNAQAVLDGEIDEFMEAYLKWKMSKIN encoded by the exons ATTAGCAGTAATATAGAAAAAGAATTAACAACCCTCCGCGAACGGTTGTTGCATCTCAGGGACTCTCTT GACCTGGAGAAGAAAGGAAAAGAATTATCTGCCCTGGAAGAACAGCTCTCGTCTCCTGGTTTTTGGGAAAACAAGGATAAGGCTCAGCAAACAATCAGAAGGTTGAAATCACTGAAAGGAATTATCTTGCCCCTTCAGGAACTGCAAAAAACATTTGAAGATATTGAGTGTTTGTCAACGCTTGCAGAAGAAGAGCAAGATGAACAGGTTGAGGCCGAGGTCATACAGGATATTAAATCATTTACCAGGAAACTTGAGAAAATCGAACTGCGTACCCTTCTCGGTGAACCCCACGACCATTGCAATGCCTATTTAAGCATGTATGCAGGGGCGGGCGGTACAGAGGCATGTGATTGGGTGTCCATGTTGTTCCGTATGTATAGCCGGTGGATAGAGAAAAGCGGATACACGTTCTCTCTGATCGACATCCTCCCGGGAGAAGAGGCGGGAATTAAGAGGATTACGATGCTTATTAAAGGTGATTATGCTTACGGGTATTTAAAATCTGAAATAGGGGTGCACCGTTTAGTAAGGATTTCCCCTTTTGATGCAAACGCAAGACGTCATACTTCTTTTGCTGCCGTCGATGTATTGCCAGAAATTGAAGAGGAAGAAGAGGTAGAGGTTAATGAAAATGATTTGCAGGTAGATACCTTTCGTTCATCGGGGGCAGGCGGGCAGCATGTGAATAAGACGTCGTCGGCCGTTCGCATTACTCACACACCCACAGGAATCATCGTTCAATGCCAGAGTGAACGTTCACAACATCAGAACCGCCGGATGGCCCTGAGCATGTTAAAAGCAAAACTCTATCAGATAAAAGAAAAGGAAAGAGAGAAAGAACTTTCAGCAGCTTATGATGAGAAGGGTGATATTGCATGGGGTCACCAAATCCGGTCATATGTATTGCATCCATACGCCCTGGTCAAGGATTTACGCACTGGCAAGGAAAAAGGAAATGCACAGGCTGTATTGGACGGAGAGATTGATGAATTTATGGAAGCGTACCTGAAATGGAAAATGTCTAAAATTAACTAA